In the Acetobacterium sp. KB-1 genome, TTTTGCCGCGCTGCGACTCAAACATGTCTTTGATTTTAGAAACAAATCCAAAGCCGAACGACAGGTTGACCGCCTGCCCAAAACAGCCGAGTATCACCTGTTGCCAATTTTCTCCGGCGATGATATGGGACTGGATCACAAAGATTTTACCCAGCCGGGCATGGTGGATGCCTTTATGCGTCGTATCTATAAGCTCCAGACCGAAGATCGGGCCCAACGCTTCGCCGAGGTGCTTAAGTATTTAACTGAACCTTCTGAATCCCCCATTCTTTACCATTGCACCAACGGCAAGGACCGCACCGGTTTTATGACTTATCTGATTTTAAGCATTTTAGGCGTAAAAGAGGATGTGATCCTTTCTGATTACACCCTTACCAACCTGACCTTCGACGAAAGCTATAACCTCCTGGGCAATATCATGTCCGAGGAATTAGGCATCGAGAATTATCACCTCTGGGAATTTTACGGTGTCAAGCCGGATTGGCTAAAGACTTCGATGGATTATGTCAACACTCATTTTGGAAATGTTGAAACCTATTTAATGGAAAAAACCGATTTACGGGAGAAAGATTTTAAAAAGATCCGTGATAATTTATTAGCGAAATAAGGAGGAAACGCCAATGCAAATGGAACAATTGGGCAAAATTGCCCGGGAAGCCGGCATTTTACTGGCCGCTACCGATACCAAAACACGAAACGCTGGTTTACTTGCCATTGCCAAAGCACTAGAAGAAAATACCTACGCCATTGTCGCCGCCAACCTGGCGGATATGAAACGCTCTCAAGAGGAAAAGCTGGGCGCCCCACTGCTTAAACGCCTGACCTTTGATGCTGACAAAATCAATGACGTGATCGAGGGCATTCACAGCCTGATCGAGCTCACCGATCCTCTGGGGGCCACCAAGCTCTCAACACAACTGGATGAAGGTCTTGATCTCTACAAGGTCACCTGTCCGATTGGCGTTATTGGGGTAATTTTTGAATCCCGTCCCGATGCCTTTGTGCAGATTTCCACGCTTTGTCTTAAAAGCGGCAATGCCGTCCTCTTAAAAGGTGGCCGCGAAGCTCTGGAAACCAATCGTATTCTCGCCAAAATCATTCATGAGGCCACTGCCTCAGTAGGTCTGCCCACTAATTGGATTCAAAATTTGGAAACCCGCGAAGACGTCACGGCCATGCTGGCTCTGGATCAGTATATTGATCTGATTATTCCCCGGGGCTCTAATCACTTTGTTCAATATATTATGAACAATTCCAACATCCCCGTAATGGGACATGCTGACGGGATCTGCCATGTTTATGCACATGAGGACGCCAATCTGGCGCAAGCTGTGGCAATTATCGTTGATTCCAAAACGCAATATGTAGCCGCCTGCAATACCTTGGAAACGCTATTGGTTAATGAAAAAATTGCGGCGGCGCTACTGCCAACACTTAAAACCGCACTCGAAGCAAAGGGTGTTCATATCAAGGGTGATCCCGCCACCCAGGCGATTATCCCAGTGGAAGCGGCTACCGAAGTGGACTGGAAAACCGAATACCTCGATTATATCCTTTCAATCAAAATTGTTCCTGATCTGGCTGCTGCCATTAATCACATCAACACCTATGGCTCCGGTCATACCGATGTGATTTTAACCACCACCGAAGCGACTGCCCAAACCTTTATGACGCTGGTGGATTCTGCCGGAGTATTCTGGAACTGTTCCACCCGCTTCAGCGACGGCTTCCGGTTTGGCTTTGGCGCCGAGGTCGGAATCAGCACTGGCAAACTTCACGCCCGCGGCCCGGTGGGGCTTGATGGACTGCTGAGTTACAAGTTTAAGCTACTGGGCCATGGCCAATGCGTGGCTGATTATGCCAGTGGCAAAAGTCATTTTACTCATGTGGCCCAGAAGACGGACTGCCCGATATGATTGGTTACGGTGTGCGGGCGGGTACTACCCCCCCCTACGAACTAATGCGTTAAGCTGGTTAAAATTTTTACTACTCTGCTAATCCTGGGTCACAGGGGCGAGGGTCTGACCCCTTGGTTATTCCCAATCGCCATCAATAATTATCAATCACATGACAAGAAAACGAACCCCTATCACATAATTAAAGAGAGGTGCTCTATGAAATCAAAGAAAATAATCTTTGTCAGCTTGATTCTTATTTCTCTTACTGCCCTTCTTTTTACCGGCTGCACACCAGCTGCTGAGAAAAAAGATGATTCCAAAACTGAAATTTCCAACCCGATGGTGGAACAGGCGTCCCTGGAAGCAATTAAGGAAGCCATCGGCTTTAGTTTTGAAAGCTTACCCACCGGGATTACGGATGTAAAATACTTTACCATTGCTGACAATCTTGCTCAGGCTGATTTTACTCTGGACGGTGTGGCCTACACGACTCGAAAGGCTGACTCCGGGATGGAAAACATCGCCGGGGTTTATACTCAGTTTAGTAACAGTCAGACCAAAACCACTACTGCCGGAGCGGCAGTTCTATTCCAGTATGACGACGGAAAAGCCGGTCTGGCCACCTGGACTGCCGGAACCTATGGCTATTCGGTTTACTGTGAGGACGGGTTTGATCTGGCCGGGATGGAAGTTGTAGTGAACGAAGTTTCGTGATTACATGAATTAAACATAAAAAGGGCTTAAAGTCATGACTTTAAGCCCTTTTTATGTTTATGACTCTTCGCATCACCAACTTATTACCAGTAAAAAAAACAGATCTGAAGGTATACCTTCAGATCTGTTACAAAAATTTGTTTAATCATCGAATCATCATTTTGCAAGAAGATCAAATTCTTAGGGAATAATAGTGAGTGTCAGTTCTCCGGTTGTTACAATTTCAGTTGAAACAGTATCATTTAAGGCCTGAATACTGATTTTAACCGTCGCCTTGCCATCTCCGATAGAAGCGATGCTTCCATCAGGATTAATAGTTGCTGTTCCCTTTCCATCACCGGTTATTTGCATATAGGTCACGCTGTAGTTGGCAATATTAAAGTTTTCCAAACCACTAATACCACTCATCAGTGCTTTTGTTCTTTCAATCACATTATTCTGCGTACCACTAACACTAAACGAACCTAAATTGGTTGCCGTAATTCGCGCCTGTTCCATGATGTACGAAGCATTGTAGATTAACGCTTCACGTAATGCCGTAATGGTGTTGGTATCGGCTTGAATCTTTGTTTGCTCTATATTTTCCGGATGATCCAGATCATAATACGTAGTTGTAATTTTTGATTCATAAGCTGTCCAACGCGCCTTAGTATAGTAATCCTTCTTGAATTCAGTGTACCAGTTCTTTTCAAACTGGAACTTCTGAACATCGCCATCTTTTGCCCGTAGAACCGGCTTTTTATAATCCATTGCCCCTTGAATATTTGCTGCGGCATTGTTAATCAGGGTTGGGGTCATCAGGGTTCCCGTCGAATCAATGATCAGGTTCTGTAAATCATTAGCTCTGCAGATGGTTGCATAAGCTTCAAAACTATCTTCTGTGTACTCCATTGCAATTGCCGCATTATTCCAGGGGATCGCTGCCGCTTTGACTGCTTCGTAGCTTGCAATCGCCCCATCCAAACCTAGCTCTGTCTTGGGTCGTAATGCCCGAATCGCTATATCAATCGCATTGGTTGCCGCGGTAATTTCTTCCGGCTTACTCAGGGTGGTAATCGCCGACGGCTTCCAGGTGTAATCTTCATAGAAGCTGGCATAGCGCAACACTGCCTGTTCATAAATTTCCCAGTTGCTGATCCTCTTATTGATCTCATAGAAATTACCGGAACCGGAACGATAGTTATTCTGATACAGTTCCAATACCTTTTGGAAAGCTTTTAGTTCGGTGCCATTCTGTCTGACTAAGGTATCTGACTGCGCTTTTAAAATGGCCGCTGTTGCCTTATCCACATCACTCTGAAGGCTATCCTTAGTAATACTTCGATACTTATTGACAACTACCATATAAGCCGTCCATGATTCCGGCGTATAGGAACTTTCATCATCTACTAATCCCAGCACCCGCGTGTATTCGCCTAAGTAGGCCGATGGGTTATTAAGCAGTTCTTCCTGCGCCAGAGTGATAAAGGTAATCGCTGACTGAATCTGATCCTGGGTATTTTCCGTTGTCATCACATATTTGGCCAATACTGCCATATAAGCATTCCAGCCCTTGGTTGTAAATTTATCCTGTTGGCCCACATACTTGGCAATCAGTCGATTATAATCATCGACATTGCCTTTTTTCTTAAGCACAGTCGTTTGTGCCAGCTTAATATTACCAATTGCTACTTTTATCGCTGATTCATCATTATCGCCATTCATGTAATTGTCTTTCGACATAACCACCTTTAGATAAGCCGACCAGCTGGCAACGGTATAGTCCGCTTCCTTCACTAGAGCCAGGGTAGCGTTATATTCTGTCATGTCACCCTTTAATTTCAAATTTTTCTGGGCCCGTTCAATCGCTACCACCGCCGAATTAATCTGGGTCTGGGTTTTGTCACGATTCATTTCATTTTTGTCAAGAATCTTCTGATAAACATTCCAGGTAGCCGATGTATATTGTCCTTGTACCATCGGGATTCCAAGGTTCTTATTGTTTTCGACTAAGTACAGGTACTCCGTTAGATCTCCCGCTTTTTTAAGACCCAACTGGCCTCTTTTAATATTTCGAACTGCAGTATCAATCTGAGCCTGAGATTTATCGGCATCCATATAATTGGAATTAAGCACCTTGTCATAGGTTGCCCAGGAAGTCGAGGTATAATCAATCTCGCTTTTTGAGGCAATCGTTTCGTTATATCCGCCAGGTAAATCCAGACTACCGCGTTCAATTAGTGCGGCCTGGGCGATCCGGATTTTTTCGGTTGCCGCATCGACCTGAGCCTGGGTTTTATCTCCCGTCATAACATTTCTACTAATTACCTTCTGGTATTTATCCCAGGAGGCCGAAGTATAGCCATCACTGTTGACCGCTGCCAGCACTTCCTTGTAAGTATCAAGATTGGCACCCTTCACCAGCTTTTTCTGCGCTGCTTCGATATTTAGAATCGCCTGGTTGACCGCTTCCTGACCATCCGTCGGAATTACGACATTAGCATCGACGACTTTTTGATAGGCCAACCACGAGGCCGAGGTATAGTCATCACGCCCAACGGCTTCAAGAGCCATTTCATAATAGGTCATATCCGCTGCAGGTACCAGTTTTTTCTGGTTTTCAAGGATATTTTCAACCGCAGCTTTGACCACATCCTGATTACTGGTCACATTTACAATGATTGTATTGATGGCTTTTTGATATTCCGTCCAGGAGGCCGTGGTATAATCATTTTTATTGACTGCATCAAGAGCTGCCTGATAATATTTAAGATCGGCCTTTTTTACCAGTCGCGCCTGAGCAGCTTCAATATTTTTAATCGCAGTTTCGATATCGGTCTGGGTATCATCCTCATCAACCTGATTATCATCAACGATTAACTGATAAACCGACCAAGATGATTCAATATAATCGTCTTCCTTCACCGCATTAAGAAGTGCATTGTATGCCGAAAAGTCAAACTTTCGCACCATTTTATTCTGGGCCAGTTTAATCCGATTCACTGCAGTATTCACTTCAATCTGGCTATTTGCTTCGGTCATAACATTAGCGGTCAAGACATTCTGGTACACTGACCAGGATGGTTCGGTATAGTCTTCTTCCCGGACTGATGCCAGTACCTTTTCGTAGTCAGTCAGGTTTACCTTAAACTGAAGCTGTTTTTGAGCATCCATAATATTAAGGGTTGCCA is a window encoding:
- a CDS encoding glutamate-5-semialdehyde dehydrogenase, with the translated sequence MQMEQLGKIAREAGILLAATDTKTRNAGLLAIAKALEENTYAIVAANLADMKRSQEEKLGAPLLKRLTFDADKINDVIEGIHSLIELTDPLGATKLSTQLDEGLDLYKVTCPIGVIGVIFESRPDAFVQISTLCLKSGNAVLLKGGREALETNRILAKIIHEATASVGLPTNWIQNLETREDVTAMLALDQYIDLIIPRGSNHFVQYIMNNSNIPVMGHADGICHVYAHEDANLAQAVAIIVDSKTQYVAACNTLETLLVNEKIAAALLPTLKTALEAKGVHIKGDPATQAIIPVEAATEVDWKTEYLDYILSIKIVPDLAAAINHINTYGSGHTDVILTTTEATAQTFMTLVDSAGVFWNCSTRFSDGFRFGFGAEVGISTGKLHARGPVGLDGLLSYKFKLLGHGQCVADYASGKSHFTHVAQKTDCPI
- a CDS encoding tyrosine-protein phosphatase; translated protein: MKKVTTIAIIAGAAAIVPAYFLVRKLLDKKKSSKTITTAQPASKAIKAAGSKAANQQTAARIDPEQLKTILPAEVHPAPKADQEKNAYPGLIAPNGRILYNFKDENNLIFCDETQLGKRLIQLENSINIRDIGGYTGMDGRKIKWRKVIRSEELAHLSDKDVSYFAALRLKHVFDFRNKSKAERQVDRLPKTAEYHLLPIFSGDDMGLDHKDFTQPGMVDAFMRRIYKLQTEDRAQRFAEVLKYLTEPSESPILYHCTNGKDRTGFMTYLILSILGVKEDVILSDYTLTNLTFDESYNLLGNIMSEELGIENYHLWEFYGVKPDWLKTSMDYVNTHFGNVETYLMEKTDLREKDFKKIRDNLLAK